Proteins from one Microcoleus sp. bin38.metabat.b11b12b14.051 genomic window:
- a CDS encoding ABC transporter substrate-binding protein gives MSQKNETPVLVLSLLITIGLAGAGIWWLRSGGVIPGGSLPQNQTFSQPQTGNSPQSEQQIQQRLSAGKTLLIPDKATTTKQAAVQAIASGNYNAAISDLQASLKTNRNDPEALIYLNNARSGNQKSYTIAAAVPIGADTNAALEILRGVAQAQNEINQSGGINGTPLKVLIANDDNNPEIASQIASAFAKNSEILGVIGHFGSDTTLAASKIYQQNQLVAISPTSTSVQLSGVGSNIFRTVPSDRFAANALSRYMLTKLQKQKVAVFFNSASSYSKSLKDEFTTAVYGDGGQIVSEFDFAKGNFNAAESVKSAIAQGAEVMMLASNSATIDQALQIVQVNAKRLPLLAGDGAYSAKTLQIGGAEATDMVLAVPWHILADPQSNFPQTSKQLWNAEVSWRTALAYDATIALIVGLGRNPTRTGIQQALSASDFSATGASGPIRFLASGDRNRAVQLVTVKPGNRTSYGYEFLPISGL, from the coding sequence ATGTCCCAAAAAAACGAAACCCCTGTTTTGGTATTATCGCTCTTAATTACGATCGGGCTAGCTGGTGCAGGTATTTGGTGGCTGAGAAGCGGCGGCGTCATTCCAGGAGGTTCATTACCCCAAAATCAGACGTTTTCTCAGCCCCAGACGGGGAATTCTCCGCAATCAGAGCAGCAAATTCAGCAGCGTCTGAGTGCCGGAAAAACACTGTTAATTCCAGACAAAGCAACCACAACCAAACAAGCCGCAGTACAGGCGATCGCATCTGGTAACTACAACGCCGCTATTTCCGATTTACAAGCTTCGCTAAAAACCAATCGCAACGATCCTGAAGCACTAATTTACCTCAACAACGCCCGCAGCGGCAACCAAAAATCCTACACAATTGCCGCAGCGGTTCCCATTGGCGCCGATACCAATGCTGCTTTAGAAATTCTGCGGGGCGTCGCTCAAGCTCAGAATGAAATCAACCAAAGCGGCGGCATTAACGGGACTCCCTTAAAAGTGCTAATTGCTAACGACGACAACAACCCAGAAATTGCGTCGCAAATTGCCAGTGCTTTCGCAAAGAATTCGGAAATTTTAGGAGTAATCGGGCATTTTGGTTCGGACACAACGCTAGCAGCTAGCAAAATTTACCAACAAAATCAATTAGTAGCAATTTCCCCGACAAGTACGTCTGTGCAGCTCTCAGGAGTTGGTAGCAACATATTTCGGACAGTCCCGAGCGATCGGTTTGCGGCTAATGCTCTTTCCCGCTATATGCTGACAAAATTGCAAAAGCAAAAAGTTGCTGTGTTTTTTAATTCTGCTAGCAGTTACAGCAAATCTTTAAAAGATGAATTCACTACTGCTGTTTACGGAGATGGCGGACAAATAGTATCGGAATTTGACTTTGCTAAGGGCAATTTTAATGCTGCTGAAAGCGTTAAAAGTGCGATCGCCCAGGGAGCAGAAGTCATGATGTTAGCTTCCAATTCTGCCACCATCGACCAAGCTTTGCAAATAGTCCAAGTCAACGCCAAACGCCTGCCGTTACTCGCAGGAGACGGCGCTTATAGTGCTAAAACACTGCAAATCGGTGGCGCGGAAGCTACAGATATGGTGCTGGCTGTTCCTTGGCACATTCTCGCAGATCCGCAGTCAAACTTTCCCCAAACCTCCAAACAACTTTGGAATGCTGAAGTCAGTTGGCGCACAGCTTTAGCCTACGACGCGACGATCGCCCTAATTGTCGGTTTAGGGCGCAATCCGACTCGTACCGGGATTCAACAAGCTTTATCGGCGTCGGATTTTTCGGCAACCGGAGCATCGGGCCCGATTCGGTTTTTAGCTTCGGGCGATCGCAATCGAGCAGTTCAATTGGTAACTGTTAAACCGGGAAATCGCACCAGTTATGGTTACGAATTTTTGCCGATATCCGGTTTGTAA
- a CDS encoding heme o synthase has product MQEVLTNNSPRLHENFSQVLKSYYQLTKPRIILLLLITTSAGMWMAAKGEVDPLLLVSTITGGALASASANTINCVYDSDIDYIMERTRWRPIPSGRVKKRDALIFAIALATISFTLLTVVANLLAAMLAMSGIVFYVLIYTHWLKRHSVQNIVIGGAAGAIPPLVGWAAVTGDLSWGAWLLFGVIFLWTPPHFWALAMMIRDEYKEVGVPMLPVIEGDAATASQIWIYTLLMLPATLLFVYPLNLAGPVYAGTAIFLGAIFAQKAWLLLQTPEDKTVSRSLFKYSILYLMLLCAGIVVDSLPATHNFTTAVVQNVHTLISAVVM; this is encoded by the coding sequence ATGCAAGAAGTTCTTACAAACAATAGCCCTCGCCTCCACGAAAACTTTTCGCAAGTGTTGAAAAGTTACTATCAACTTACAAAGCCCAGAATTATTTTACTGTTGCTAATCACCACATCAGCAGGAATGTGGATGGCCGCCAAAGGAGAAGTAGATCCGCTATTGCTGGTATCAACTATTACTGGAGGCGCTTTAGCTTCTGCGTCGGCTAATACGATTAATTGCGTCTACGACAGCGACATCGACTATATTATGGAGCGCACCCGGTGGCGGCCGATTCCTTCCGGGCGAGTCAAGAAGCGGGATGCTTTGATATTTGCGATCGCCCTAGCTACAATATCCTTTACATTACTGACAGTTGTCGCCAACTTATTAGCCGCCATGCTAGCAATGTCCGGCATAGTTTTCTACGTTCTAATTTACACCCACTGGCTGAAGCGCCACAGCGTCCAAAACATTGTAATTGGCGGTGCAGCAGGGGCGATTCCGCCTCTAGTTGGCTGGGCTGCGGTGACGGGAGATTTGAGTTGGGGTGCGTGGCTGCTGTTTGGGGTTATATTCCTGTGGACACCGCCGCATTTTTGGGCATTAGCAATGATGATTCGCGACGAATACAAGGAAGTCGGCGTGCCGATGTTGCCGGTAATTGAGGGCGATGCAGCTACAGCCAGCCAAATTTGGATTTATACGTTATTGATGCTTCCAGCCACTTTGCTGTTTGTTTATCCGCTGAATTTAGCGGGCCCGGTATATGCGGGAACAGCTATTTTCCTCGGTGCTATTTTTGCCCAAAAAGCTTGGTTGCTGTTGCAGACGCCAGAAGATAAGACTGTTTCGCGATCGCTCTTCAAATACTCTATTCTGTATCTGATGCTATTGTGCGCTGGAATTGTCGTTGATAGTTTGCCTGCGACTCATAACTTTACTACTGCTGTTGTCCAAAATGTGCACACTCTGATTAGTGCAGTTGTAATGTAG
- a CDS encoding DUF4926 domain-containing protein has translation MTLHEYDVVALIEEIQAIHKETSEPILLRPGQVGTILMTFDDRAYLVDFADAQGNTYAMETVPSEKLMQLVYEPLPAYA, from the coding sequence ATGACGTTACACGAGTATGATGTTGTTGCCTTGATCGAAGAAATTCAGGCAATCCATAAAGAAACCTCTGAGCCCATTTTGCTCCGGCCCGGACAAGTTGGCACGATTCTGATGACGTTTGACGATCGCGCTTATCTAGTAGATTTTGCCGATGCTCAAGGTAATACCTATGCAATGGAAACCGTTCCCTCAGAAAAACTCATGCAACTCGTTTATGAGCCACTTCCTGCCTACGCCTAG
- a CDS encoding DUF2690 domain-containing protein has translation MNSLKFLVSPLLILLAPLIFWDLSISIYDIMQPPICHGISCINQDARNAKCDADVQTRLEQKIGNITLKLRYSALCHASWASAIVPPYSILYVKDKEGKEYGRYETENDGIAGVHYGNMGPGKKLSACVRLPQDSQPKCTTLAE, from the coding sequence ATGAATAGCTTAAAATTTTTAGTCTCCCCTTTGTTAATTCTTCTTGCACCTCTAATTTTTTGGGATCTTTCTATATCTATCTATGACATCATGCAACCACCAATTTGTCATGGTATTTCTTGCATTAATCAGGATGCTCGAAATGCTAAATGTGATGCTGACGTACAAACTCGTCTTGAGCAAAAAATTGGAAACATAACACTTAAACTGAGATATTCTGCTCTGTGTCATGCTAGTTGGGCATCGGCGATCGTCCCTCCCTATTCGATCCTTTATGTCAAAGACAAAGAAGGTAAAGAATATGGACGCTACGAAACCGAAAATGATGGTATAGCTGGTGTACATTATGGTAATATGGGACCTGGAAAAAAACTCAGCGCCTGTGTCAGACTCCCACAAGATAGTCAACCAAAATGTACAACTTTAGCAGAATGA
- a CDS encoding YHS domain-containing (seleno)protein: MKIIYFATIFAAAALSLGLAVSCGKSDSNTANPNTAVTAPASPNSVENQTAPPASRSAVKPDKALPKVFYSEGGLAIRGTDPVAYFTQGKPVKGNPEFAYKFGNATWQFASEQNRDLFVKSPDKYAPQYGGFCAWAVSQGYTASTDPDAWKIVDGKLYLNYNSAVQWGWQKDISGNVSKGDNNWPALAKEKS, from the coding sequence ATGAAAATAATTTATTTTGCAACCATTTTCGCTGCCGCTGCTCTAAGTTTAGGACTAGCTGTGAGCTGCGGGAAATCTGACAGCAACACAGCAAATCCTAACACGGCAGTGACAGCACCGGCCAGCCCAAATTCGGTTGAAAATCAAACAGCACCTCCAGCTAGCCGAAGTGCTGTGAAACCTGACAAAGCACTTCCCAAGGTATTTTACAGCGAAGGGGGACTAGCGATTCGAGGTACAGATCCTGTAGCTTACTTTACTCAAGGCAAACCTGTTAAAGGCAATCCAGAATTTGCTTACAAATTTGGCAATGCTACTTGGCAATTTGCTAGCGAGCAAAATCGGGATTTGTTTGTTAAAAGTCCTGATAAATATGCGCCTCAATACGGCGGTTTCTGTGCTTGGGCTGTCAGTCAAGGTTATACAGCTTCTACCGATCCCGATGCTTGGAAAATTGTTGACGGCAAACTTTATCTTAATTACAATTCGGCGGTACAGTGGGGTTGGCAAAAAGATATTTCTGGGAATGTTTCTAAGGGTGATAACAATTGGCCGGCTCTTGCTAAGGAGAAAAGTTAA
- a CDS encoding FHA domain-containing protein — MQIQLSWEDPVTGEVKQPVFNLPVALGREISQMPNSIDGQQVARAVLSSEQISRFHALISLVGGQISIGDRSANGTFLNGNKILGATKPIASGDTIQIGPYSLTIVLLAPAASPNLAPESTIIFNPNTQVVSSQQAQAQQNAAPSPGISFNPDTDALQTQIPQIPQTTHNLTRFPPPEIFAADRVSVQQLHATGKPVTETTYAGIGGGMGTFVWVDTIRTCGVPREQITVISLETKPYGRYQRLCRNSQIPPHERIRSGSDSCPDNIWGWPGYALRESAKELGSGQISSGLKHLWQVFAEPVFADTYTPQIQNVFASMDREAKRIGWDEILRYGRVRGIRKTDDGRYAIAYSVPQPNASSEHRFLIAKYIHIATGYPAIRFLPDLQEYRAKTEDFKSVVNAYEEHEHVYQQLSRQGGIVIVRGRGIVASRILQRLSEIRQQNKPINIINLMQSPKPQGNKFGFAQRYVENQWEFQPYNWPKGTWGGDMRAKLEAANPQGRHEILTALGGTTTASRQDWRNIVKTGMQAGWYTIKFGKVERVEQQSGKLITYIKSGNYEGIETIQADFIIDATGLEAKPKDNPLLDDLINHYNLPINPFERLHVANDFEIVEMRNERGRIYAAGAMTLGGPYAPVDTFLGLQYAAHRSAEGLARAKAPKLSHLEGVGSLWQWLKWATNQSPS; from the coding sequence ATGCAAATTCAACTGAGTTGGGAAGATCCAGTTACCGGAGAAGTGAAACAGCCTGTTTTTAATCTTCCTGTAGCATTAGGCAGGGAAATCAGTCAAATGCCCAACAGTATTGACGGGCAGCAAGTTGCGCGGGCAGTATTGAGCAGCGAACAAATTTCGCGATTTCACGCATTGATATCATTAGTTGGCGGTCAAATATCGATCGGCGATCGCAGTGCTAACGGCACATTTCTCAACGGAAATAAAATTCTGGGCGCCACCAAACCCATAGCTAGCGGAGATACAATCCAAATCGGGCCCTACAGTCTGACGATCGTACTCTTAGCACCAGCAGCCTCACCAAACCTCGCGCCAGAATCCACAATTATTTTCAACCCAAACACCCAAGTTGTCAGCTCTCAACAGGCCCAAGCACAACAAAATGCCGCCCCATCGCCCGGAATCTCTTTCAATCCAGATACCGATGCCCTCCAAACACAAATACCTCAAATCCCTCAAACTACTCATAACTTAACTCGTTTTCCACCGCCAGAGATATTTGCAGCCGATCGAGTATCAGTCCAACAATTGCACGCCACCGGCAAGCCCGTCACAGAAACAACCTACGCAGGAATTGGCGGCGGCATGGGAACATTTGTCTGGGTAGATACGATCAGGACTTGCGGAGTTCCCCGCGAACAAATTACAGTCATCAGCTTAGAAACCAAGCCCTACGGACGCTATCAAAGACTCTGCCGCAATTCCCAAATTCCACCCCACGAAAGAATTCGCTCCGGTTCCGATTCCTGCCCAGATAATATTTGGGGCTGGCCAGGATACGCACTGCGAGAATCAGCAAAAGAACTTGGTTCTGGTCAAATTAGTTCCGGATTAAAACACCTGTGGCAAGTTTTTGCCGAACCAGTATTTGCCGACACCTACACCCCGCAAATTCAAAACGTTTTCGCCTCAATGGACAGAGAAGCAAAACGCATCGGTTGGGACGAAATTCTACGTTACGGCCGCGTTCGAGGCATCCGCAAAACCGACGACGGCAGATATGCGATCGCCTACTCAGTACCACAGCCCAACGCTAGCAGCGAACACCGATTTTTAATAGCTAAATACATCCACATAGCCACCGGTTATCCAGCAATTAGATTCCTGCCAGACTTGCAAGAATACCGCGCCAAAACCGAAGACTTCAAATCAGTAGTAAACGCCTACGAAGAACACGAACACGTTTACCAACAGCTCAGCCGCCAAGGTGGCATAGTCATTGTCCGCGGCCGCGGAATTGTTGCTTCCAGAATCTTGCAGCGACTGAGTGAAATTCGCCAGCAGAACAAGCCGATTAACATTATAAACTTAATGCAATCGCCCAAACCCCAAGGCAACAAATTCGGTTTTGCCCAGCGATATGTAGAAAATCAATGGGAATTCCAACCTTACAACTGGCCAAAAGGCACTTGGGGAGGCGATATGCGCGCCAAGTTAGAAGCAGCCAATCCCCAGGGAAGGCACGAAATACTAACAGCTTTGGGCGGTACAACTACCGCCAGCCGTCAAGATTGGCGCAACATAGTTAAAACAGGAATGCAAGCCGGATGGTACACCATTAAATTCGGTAAAGTAGAGCGAGTAGAGCAGCAAAGCGGCAAATTAATCACCTACATCAAAAGTGGAAATTATGAAGGAATAGAAACAATCCAAGCCGATTTTATTATCGATGCCACAGGTTTAGAAGCTAAACCCAAAGACAATCCTTTGTTAGATGATTTAATTAATCACTACAATTTGCCGATCAATCCCTTTGAAAGGCTTCACGTTGCCAACGATTTTGAAATAGTAGAAATGCGAAACGAGCGAGGTAGAATTTATGCTGCTGGAGCGATGACGCTGGGAGGGCCTTATGCACCAGTAGACACCTTTTTAGGATTGCAATATGCGGCCCATCGTTCCGCCGAAGGTTTAGCAAGAGCGAAAGCTCCAAAACTCAGCCATCTCGAAGGCGTTGGCTCCCTTTGGCAATGGCTAAAATGGGCAACTAATCAATCGCCCTCATGA
- a CDS encoding FHA domain-containing protein, whose amino-acid sequence MYKLTLEWMEGHRSRSQTFTPAQATKHQGTIRIGRDREQCDLVLSEGDRSLSRLHVEIFLNSANQFWVRNLTREQPPAKRNPVIVDGKTILDAEAPLKVGSQIQLGTIVLKIRTIEQQQRQINQPAAGLVYGIKCPTGHVLSHQYLGLFCPHCGKGIQAGESEVLRS is encoded by the coding sequence ATGTATAAGTTAACTCTAGAATGGATGGAAGGGCATCGGTCGCGATCGCAAACCTTCACCCCCGCACAAGCCACCAAGCACCAAGGTACAATTCGCATCGGCCGCGATCGAGAGCAGTGCGATTTGGTACTAAGTGAGGGCGACAGAAGTTTATCTCGCTTACACGTTGAAATATTTCTTAACAGCGCTAATCAATTCTGGGTGCGAAACCTGACGCGGGAGCAGCCACCAGCTAAACGCAACCCGGTAATTGTTGACGGTAAAACAATCTTGGATGCAGAAGCGCCTCTCAAAGTTGGCAGTCAGATTCAACTGGGAACAATAGTTTTAAAAATAAGGACGATCGAGCAACAGCAACGACAAATCAACCAACCTGCCGCTGGGCTAGTTTACGGCATAAAATGTCCGACAGGTCACGTTTTATCCCATCAGTATTTGGGTCTTTTTTGTCCGCACTGCGGTAAAGGAATACAAGCAGGAGAATCGGAAGTATTGAGATCCTGA
- a CDS encoding Uma2 family endonuclease gives MIAIPSGFSPEEYLSLEHHNKVRHEYRRGLVYAMAGGSDDHSRLAINFLTVINFHLRDGECQFFSGDVKVNYADAFFYYPDAFVTCDPRDKSDRYVKRYPKLIAEVLSPSTKKFVSEALEEDRTDKFEDYRQLESLEEYVLIAQDEMRVECRRRVKDGAGERWETVVYGAGDLVMLQSIELEIAIAELYRGVSLER, from the coding sequence ATGATTGCCATCCCCTCTGGATTTAGCCCCGAAGAGTACCTTTCCCTGGAACATCACAATAAAGTCCGCCATGAATATCGGCGTGGCTTAGTCTACGCAATGGCCGGAGGTAGCGACGATCATAGCCGTCTTGCGATTAATTTTTTAACGGTTATTAATTTTCACCTGCGTGACGGGGAATGTCAGTTTTTTTCCGGTGACGTAAAGGTGAATTATGCTGATGCGTTTTTCTATTATCCCGATGCCTTTGTGACGTGCGATCCGCGAGATAAGAGCGATCGCTATGTGAAGCGCTATCCTAAGTTGATTGCTGAGGTGTTATCTCCTTCGACTAAAAAGTTCGTTAGCGAAGCCCTCGAAGAGGATCGCACTGATAAGTTTGAGGATTATCGACAGTTGGAATCCTTGGAAGAGTATGTTTTAATCGCGCAGGATGAGATGCGAGTTGAGTGTCGCCGTCGGGTGAAAGATGGGGCTGGGGAACGGTGGGAAACGGTGGTTTATGGTGCGGGCGATTTAGTGATGTTACAGAGTATTGAGCTTGAAATTGCGATCGCAGAATTATATCGCGGTGTGAGTTTGGAGCGATAA
- a CDS encoding DUF6883 domain-containing protein, translating to MKLPNGEKALLGDKLERYSLNMQHPKGKDKAILFKNRLGITLENKDILEVALLECAVNQEAKIYKTDNYGTLYDLKFFMTTETGSSWVLSCWMIRIDEDFPRLTNTYPVNK from the coding sequence ATGAAATTACCCAACGGAGAGAAGGCACTGCTTGGCGACAAGCTTGAGCGATACTCACTAAATATGCAACATCCCAAAGGAAAAGATAAAGCCATCCTGTTTAAAAATAGATTGGGAATCACACTAGAAAATAAAGATATTTTAGAAGTCGCTTTATTAGAATGTGCGGTCAATCAGGAGGCAAAAATTTACAAAACAGACAATTATGGAACCCTGTATGATCTCAAATTTTTCATGACTACGGAAACAGGAAGCTCTTGGGTGCTGTCATGTTGGATGATTCGCATCGATGAAGACTTTCCCAGGTTAACTAATACCTATCCTGTCAATAAGTGA
- a CDS encoding DUF433 domain-containing protein, translated as MNWKAYIHSNPKILLGKPLIKGTRISVEFILGLFSEGWTQQQVLENYPTLNPESIEAVFAFAAECLKEDVFYTPLLFTEAS; from the coding sequence ATGAACTGGAAAGCATACATTCATTCAAATCCTAAAATTCTGCTTGGTAAGCCTCTAATTAAGGGAACACGAATATCAGTGGAGTTTATTCTAGGGCTATTTTCAGAAGGTTGGACGCAGCAACAAGTTCTAGAAAACTACCCAACGCTTAATCCTGAATCTATCGAAGCTGTGTTTGCTTTTGCGGCCGAATGCCTCAAGGAAGATGTATTTTACACACCTTTACTGTTTACTGAGGCAAGTTAA
- a CDS encoding heme A synthase: MANSVLNGPNAAAGVQWQPKDIIRGLVWKIAIATWLLMAVGSATRVMNAGLACPDWPLCYGQLIPAAQMNLQVFLEWFHRLDAAAIGLSAIALLGISVFYRSRLPKWLPIASAGAVFLIVFQGVLGGLTVTQLLRFDIVTAHLGTALLFFCALLAIGFMLTPYEATGNTGKLAWVSSIAALLVYLQSLLGALVGSRWALHQCLGSSELCSVMNSHIAGIVPATAATLAVAVMAWRQPALNSNLRKLGNLASVCLIAQLVLGLATFRLHLQVEPLTVAHQAVGAALLGTLLAFSVLSWRDRVLSA, translated from the coding sequence ATGGCAAACTCAGTTTTAAATGGGCCAAACGCAGCAGCAGGAGTGCAGTGGCAGCCAAAAGATATTATCCGCGGCCTAGTGTGGAAAATTGCGATCGCAACCTGGCTGTTAATGGCAGTAGGCAGCGCCACGCGCGTCATGAATGCGGGGCTCGCTTGCCCCGACTGGCCGCTGTGCTACGGTCAATTAATACCCGCAGCGCAAATGAATTTGCAGGTATTTCTGGAGTGGTTTCACCGTTTGGACGCAGCAGCAATTGGCTTAAGCGCGATCGCCCTTTTAGGAATTTCTGTATTCTACCGCAGCCGCCTGCCGAAATGGTTGCCGATTGCCAGCGCTGGGGCAGTATTTTTAATCGTTTTTCAAGGCGTATTGGGCGGCCTCACCGTGACGCAACTGCTCAGATTTGACATCGTTACCGCTCACTTGGGGACGGCTTTACTGTTTTTTTGCGCCCTGCTAGCGATCGGTTTTATGCTGACTCCCTACGAAGCTACGGGCAATACAGGCAAATTAGCATGGGTAAGTTCGATCGCAGCACTGCTAGTTTACCTGCAAAGCTTACTAGGTGCCTTAGTCGGCTCCAGATGGGCGCTGCATCAATGTTTGGGCTCCTCAGAATTGTGCTCGGTAATGAACAGCCACATCGCCGGTATCGTACCCGCTACCGCAGCAACCTTAGCAGTAGCCGTCATGGCTTGGCGGCAACCAGCACTCAATTCTAACTTGCGAAAATTAGGGAATTTAGCGAGTGTTTGTCTGATTGCTCAATTAGTTTTGGGATTAGCAACATTCCGGCTGCACCTTCAAGTAGAACCGCTGACAGTCGCCCACCAAGCAGTCGGTGCAGCATTGCTGGGAACCCTGCTAGCTTTTAGTGTTTTGTCGTGGCGCGATCGGGTTTTATCAGCTTGA
- a CDS encoding pentapeptide repeat-containing protein: protein MSLYEGRSYMRNNYFNCDLRNADFNGRNLTGYNFAKADLRGANFTKATIQDTDFSHSNCEEAKFCSAKAGLSFAKAIRLTTILFVLVVIVLVVLGYLGQRIGDGIGSSFVKFTTNQSDRDELIASIWAISTCALLFIAFAYNIQRGLEKAFRITIICGTVIVGFAMLRILILSLVRLSFGYGIPSISGYAIRFLAKIATAAVAGFGISFVAVCVAILIVVTQTLISNKKAIVLISSSLIFVSITLTFFIHASHSGSVPTAMFMVVTLLGVFLGSYVADQASSDRPEYNLVNEIGIALASLGGTNFQEANLTNADFTGAYLRGADFRDSDLNGTCWLGVKFLTQSRLDGTFLYLKDLEKRLSIIKLLTTGEGEYGNFEGLKLQGINLQGAKLKFANFKRADISNANLRDAELCEAILVQTRLDGTDFTGATLTGAFIERWGATPNTKLDQVKCDYLYMKESVEGSRETERIPHRGEFKKDEFKNFAMSLIGTLDLFHKDDFDSRAVAISFKQLADQYPEEVFRIVALEKTEDGQVTVKVKTNNLEKNEIYKSQYYLQYEQVLPSLLSQPGQLPKAFMDLDETMDLDETTEILKSTEDALSQQNGSALIFISVIITNNVQYRSEGKMIVEGDTYGDNYYVSGQAGAVGKDARAENNLFFQSGQNKSLAEAAAEIKKLLKQLEQTNPVATEAEKNVYVNDETTPNFKRRVVSALQAGGETAIEEFLGNPYVNVVKDAVKGWMNPE, encoded by the coding sequence ATGTCACTTTATGAAGGCAGAAGTTATATGAGAAATAACTATTTCAATTGCGATCTCAGAAATGCAGACTTTAATGGACGTAATCTAACAGGCTATAACTTCGCTAAAGCCGATCTTCGAGGTGCAAACTTCACCAAAGCTACTATCCAAGACACTGATTTCAGTCATAGCAATTGTGAAGAGGCTAAATTTTGCAGTGCGAAAGCTGGATTGTCATTTGCTAAAGCTATTCGTTTGACTACAATATTATTTGTTCTAGTAGTCATAGTGCTAGTTGTCCTCGGCTATCTTGGACAACGCATAGGAGATGGCATCGGTTCTAGCTTTGTGAAATTTACTACCAACCAGTCGGACAGAGATGAGCTAATAGCCAGCATTTGGGCTATTTCAACGTGCGCTTTATTATTTATAGCTTTTGCATATAACATTCAACGTGGCTTAGAAAAAGCATTCAGGATAACAATTATTTGTGGCACTGTAATTGTTGGATTTGCTATGCTTAGAATTCTGATTTTAAGTTTAGTTAGGCTATCATTTGGGTATGGTATTCCTTCTATCTCAGGCTATGCAATAAGATTTTTAGCTAAAATTGCCACTGCTGCTGTTGCAGGATTTGGAATCAGCTTTGTAGCTGTTTGTGTAGCAATTCTAATAGTAGTTACTCAAACTTTAATTAGTAATAAAAAAGCTATAGTATTGATAAGTAGCTCACTAATCTTCGTATCTATCACCCTAACATTTTTTATTCATGCTAGTCATTCAGGAAGTGTTCCTACTGCAATGTTTATGGTTGTCACACTACTTGGTGTCTTTCTGGGTAGTTATGTTGCTGACCAAGCATCAAGCGATCGACCTGAATATAATTTAGTCAATGAAATTGGGATAGCACTGGCCTCCCTAGGCGGCACTAATTTTCAAGAAGCTAATCTCACAAATGCTGATTTTACTGGAGCATACTTGAGAGGTGCTGACTTCAGAGATTCTGACTTGAATGGTACTTGCTGGCTAGGGGTAAAATTTCTTACTCAATCTAGATTAGATGGGACTTTTCTCTACCTAAAAGACTTGGAAAAGCGACTATCAATAATAAAGCTGCTAACAACAGGTGAAGGCGAATATGGAAATTTTGAAGGTTTAAAACTTCAGGGCATCAATTTGCAAGGTGCCAAACTCAAATTTGCTAATTTCAAACGAGCGGATATCAGTAATGCTAACTTGCGTGATGCAGAATTGTGTGAAGCCATTCTAGTGCAAACACGCCTTGATGGAACAGATTTTACAGGTGCTACTCTGACTGGGGCATTTATCGAGAGATGGGGAGCTACACCAAACACAAAACTAGACCAGGTTAAGTGCGATTATTTGTACATGAAAGAATCGGTAGAAGGAAGTAGAGAGACAGAGCGTATTCCTCATAGAGGGGAATTCAAAAAAGATGAGTTTAAAAATTTTGCTATGTCTCTAATTGGTACTCTCGATCTATTTCATAAAGATGATTTTGATTCACGCGCTGTTGCCATATCGTTTAAGCAATTGGCAGATCAGTACCCTGAAGAGGTTTTTAGAATTGTCGCACTGGAAAAAACGGAAGACGGTCAGGTTACTGTTAAGGTTAAAACAAATAATCTGGAGAAGAATGAGATATATAAGAGTCAATACTATTTACAATATGAGCAAGTTTTACCCTCACTCCTTTCACAACCGGGTCAGCTTCCAAAAGCATTCATGGATTTGGATGAGACAATGGATTTGGATGAGACAACAGAAATTTTGAAATCTACTGAAGATGCATTATCACAGCAAAATGGTAGTGCGCTCATATTTATTAGTGTTATTATAACGAATAACGTTCAGTATAGAAGCGAGGGAAAAATGATCGTAGAAGGAGATACTTATGGAGATAATTATTACGTAAGCGGTCAAGCTGGAGCAGTCGGCAAAGATGCTCGTGCAGAGAACAATCTGTTCTTTCAATCAGGGCAAAATAAAAGCCTTGCCGAAGCTGCTGCTGAAATTAAGAAACTTCTGAAACAGCTAGAACAGACAAATCCTGTAGCTACTGAGGCTGAAAAAAATGTCTATGTCAATGACGAGACTACTCCTAATTTTAAGCGTCGAGTAGTAAGTGCTTTACAGGCTGGTGGTGAAACTGCGATCGAAGAGTTTTTAGGCAACCCTTATGTAAACGTTGTAAAAGATGCTGTTAAGGGTTGGATGAATCCAGAATAG